A single region of the Streptococcus sanguinis genome encodes:
- a CDS encoding fructose-1,6-bisphosphatase, with protein sequence MEQYKRILLKEFDSRQKVITELTNLEAILNLPKGTELYISDIHGEFAAFDYILRSCAGILNEKIKDCFGDSLSEAHKDRLSALVSYPELVLGEETKGQDWYQETIPQLLNLLAFAGAKYSRSKVRKALPPQYAYIIEELLYSDRALADKKSYFENILTYVIELREAVPFILGLARSIRQLLIDHLHVVGDIFDRGAGSAQVMDELQHFHSLDIQWGNHDIIWMGAFFGSKACLLNVLRIAARYGYLWDIEKDYGLNLRSLTLFADKTYQSNPKFRPILGGREQEFSEEEILQLEKVHQALAIIQFKLENQLIKRRPEFQMQDHVMLDKIDYWEESVTIDDTKHALVNTCFQTINSENPSALTPEENQAVDSMLASFQSSLKMAEHMSLLMNKGSMYKIYNQHLLFHGCIPLEPSGEFQPFILNQAHYAGKELLDFFEYHIRQAAKDKEVGDDLSTDLIWYCWKGKLSPLFGKEKMTTLERYFIEDKETHKEVENSYFSYRNSEKVCQLILEEFGLFSQESRMVNGHTPVKTGKGESPIRGGGLLFVIDGGLCKAYQKKTGTAGYSLLNNSYGFQLVTHQPFQNAQKVVESPFAQTSLKKVIENVEERTLIKSTTIGQSLFAQQQELFGLLHEFYDR encoded by the coding sequence ATGGAGCAATATAAGCGGATTTTACTGAAAGAATTTGACAGTCGGCAGAAGGTCATTACAGAGCTGACCAATCTAGAGGCAATTTTGAATCTGCCCAAAGGGACGGAGCTGTATATCAGTGACATTCACGGGGAGTTTGCTGCTTTTGACTATATTTTGAGAAGCTGTGCTGGTATCCTCAATGAGAAGATCAAGGACTGTTTTGGAGATAGCTTGTCAGAAGCTCATAAAGACCGCTTGTCAGCGCTGGTTTCCTATCCTGAGCTAGTGCTGGGGGAAGAAACTAAAGGCCAAGACTGGTATCAGGAAACCATTCCCCAGCTCTTGAACTTGCTGGCTTTTGCAGGTGCAAAATATAGTCGGTCCAAGGTTAGAAAGGCTTTGCCGCCACAGTATGCCTATATTATCGAGGAGCTGCTCTATAGTGACAGGGCTTTGGCTGATAAAAAGTCTTATTTTGAGAATATCCTGACTTATGTGATTGAGCTGAGAGAAGCGGTGCCCTTTATTTTGGGCTTGGCCCGAAGTATTCGGCAGTTGTTGATTGACCATCTACATGTGGTTGGAGATATTTTTGACAGAGGAGCTGGCAGCGCTCAGGTCATGGATGAACTGCAGCATTTTCACTCGCTTGATATTCAATGGGGAAATCACGACATTATCTGGATGGGAGCCTTTTTTGGCTCCAAGGCTTGCTTGCTCAATGTGCTGCGCATAGCAGCTCGCTACGGTTATCTCTGGGATATCGAGAAAGATTATGGTTTAAACCTGCGCTCCTTGACTCTTTTTGCGGACAAGACTTACCAGTCTAATCCTAAGTTTAGACCCATTCTAGGCGGTAGAGAGCAGGAGTTTTCTGAAGAGGAAATTCTGCAGCTGGAAAAGGTTCACCAAGCCTTGGCGATTATCCAGTTCAAGCTGGAAAATCAACTCATCAAACGACGGCCTGAATTCCAGATGCAGGACCATGTTATGCTGGACAAGATTGATTATTGGGAAGAAAGTGTTACGATTGACGATACCAAGCATGCCCTGGTTAACACTTGTTTCCAAACTATCAATTCGGAAAATCCGTCAGCTTTGACACCAGAAGAAAATCAAGCTGTAGACAGTATGCTGGCCTCATTCCAAAGTTCTCTTAAGATGGCTGAGCATATGAGTCTTCTGATGAACAAAGGCTCTATGTATAAGATTTACAACCAGCACTTGCTTTTTCACGGCTGCATTCCTTTGGAGCCATCAGGAGAATTCCAGCCTTTCATTCTCAATCAAGCCCATTATGCGGGCAAGGAATTGCTGGATTTCTTTGAGTATCATATTCGGCAGGCGGCCAAGGACAAGGAAGTGGGCGATGATTTGTCGACTGATTTGATTTGGTATTGCTGGAAAGGTAAGCTTTCTCCTCTGTTTGGCAAAGAAAAGATGACTACCTTGGAGCGCTATTTCATTGAAGATAAGGAGACCCACAAGGAAGTGGAAAATTCTTATTTTTCTTATCGTAATTCTGAGAAAGTCTGCCAGCTGATTTTGGAAGAATTTGGTCTCTTTTCTCAAGAGTCTAGAATGGTCAATGGTCATACTCCGGTTAAGACAGGCAAGGGAGAGTCACCTATCCGTGGGGGCGGTCTGCTCTTTGTCATTGATGGTGGTCTCTGCAAGGCTTATCAGAAGAAGACTGGAACGGCTGGCTATTCACTGCTCAATAATTCCTATGGCTTCCAGCTGGTGACCCATCAGCCTTTCCAAAATGCTCAAAAAGTTGTAGAATCGCCTTTTGCTCAGACCTCCCTGAAAAAGGTGATTGAAAATGTAGAGGAACGAACCCTCATCAAATCTACTACCATCGGTCAGAGCTTGTTCGCTCAACAACAAGAACTCTTTGGCTTACTGCATGAGTTTTATGACCGGTGA